The sequence ACGACTTCGCCGCATGGATCGCCGAGGCATACGAGGTCGGCCAGGGCGCCCACCTCAACCGGCCGGCAGCGCCGTAGGACGGCGGTAAGTCCTTCCCAGCCGCTTCCGGCACGGACAATCAGGGTCCGCAGGAACGACCGTTTCTGCGAGCCTTTCCTCAGAGCTCATCCCGAGCACCGGTCACCAGGTCAACGCGCTGGCCGGTCACGGGCGCAGGAAGCGATCGAACCATGCGCGGGTCCGGTGCAGCACGTCGAGTTGGTGGTTGCGTTCGCGGATCGCGTGGCCTTCCCTCGGGTAGCTCACGAACTCATGCTCGACGCCGAAGTGGCGCAGCGCCCGATGCAGGTACACGGCCTGACCGAGGGGGACGTTGGTGTCCTCGGCGCCGTGCAGGATGAGCACCGGAGTGCGCATGCGGCCGGCGAAGGAGATCGGGCTGACCGCGTCGTGCGGGTGCGGACCGATGCCGGACCAACCCGTGCTGCCTCCGAGCGCGGCCTCGAAATGGCCGTTCTCCCCGGTCGCGGCGAGCATGCCCCAGTCGGTGACGCCAGCGCCGACCAGCGCGGCGCGGAAGCGGTCGGTCTGGCCAACGGCCCAGGCGGACATGAAGCCGCCGTGGCTCCAACCGGCGATGCCCAGCCGGTCAGGGTCGGCGATGTCCCGCGCGATGAGCAGGTCGATGCCGGTCAGGATGTCGGTCCACTCCTCCCGACCGACCCGGCCGGCGACCCTGGCGGCGAATTGGTGGCCGTGGCCCTGCCCGCCGCGCGGGTTGGGCAGGAACACTGCGTAGCCTGCGGCGGCCAACCATTGCGCGCTGGGGAACCAGAACAGTTGGCAACGGTCGGCGTAGCGATCGTACGGGCCGCCGTGCGCGATTGTGACCAGCGGGAACGGGCCCTCGGATGCTGTCTTCCCGACCGGGAGAACGAGTAGGCCGTCCAGGGCGAGACCATCGGCGGCCCGGTAGGCCAGCGGTTCTTGCCGGCCCAGGGTGATGCCGTCCAGTTCCGGGCGAGTGTCGGTGATTCTCCGCAGCGGGCCGACTGGTGTCCCGAGATGAACGTTGGTGGGTTGATAACGGCTGCTGGTCAGCGCCGCGATGTTCTCACCGGTGCCCGTGGTGGTGAGGTCGTCGAGGCGTCCGGTGTGCTGCGACAGGATCGTGAGGTCGGCGGGGCCGAGCCGAGCCAGGGTCGTGTGCAGACCGTCGGCGAACACCACCAGTGCGGCGGCATCGGTCTGGCACAGTTCGGTCGGGCACATCGACAACTCAGCGGTGCGGTTGCGCAGGACGCGGCTGCCCAGGGCCAGGTCGAACACGGCGGTACCGGCGTGCAGCCCCGGCGGGGTGAGTGCGAGGTAACCGAGATGCCAGCCGTCCTCAGCCGGCCACCAGGCCAGGGAGCGTGCGTCGGCCGCGACCGCTCCCAGCTCTTCTACGGTGCCGGTGGTGTGGTCGAACAGGTGCAGCCGGCCGGTGCGGGGGCCGTAGTCGGTGTCGGCGCTGGCCTGGGTGAGCACGGCGAGCGGGCCGCCGTCAGGTCGTTGCCGTACGTCCACGACATGCCGGTCGCCGAACACATCCGGTGTGGTGACCCGGCCGGTGTCGAGGTCGAGCAGCCGTAACCTGGCACGTGGCTCCCGCTCGCCGGCGACGATGGCGTCGTCGCGGTCCCGGGCACGGCGCTCGTCCTCCTCAGTGGGCTCGTCCTCGGCGAGCAGAGCGACCAGCCGGGGGTCGGAGAGGGGCAGATGGTCGGTGATGCCGGCGCGCCAACCGGTCACCACGGTCACCGTGCCGTCGGCGGGGGTGAGTCGGTACAGCTGCGGGATACCGCGCTCGGCGCGGTCGGACAGGAAGAACAGCGTGTCCGAGTCCGTGGACCAGCGCGGCCGGGATTCCGTCGCGATGTCCGCGGTTACCCGGCGTGCCGTACCGCCGCCATCGACATCGGCCAGCCACAACTCGGTGTCGAGGTGGTCACCGATCCGGCTGGTGGGCGCCAGAACGTAGCAGATCGAGTGCCCGCTCGGGGCGAGAGCCGGGGTCTGCGGGGCACGACCATCCACCACGAGTTCAGCGGTCAGACCTGTCATGCGATCAGTTTGCCGACATCACCAACGCACGGGTGGGTAGGCAGGTCCGGGACAACCACGCTGAGGCCAGCCGCATGCCGCCGACCGGCGCTCGTGGGATTCTGTGGCGGGGACAGGCGCCGTCCGGCGCGGGTGCGGGACGTCCACGGGACGGACGATTGACCGATGGGGACCGCGCGGAGCGGCACGGCGCCCGCATCGGCGTGGCGGCGTGCGGTGCCCGAAGCGGACGTCGCGGCCGGGCGCGCGGAGCCGACGGCGGAGGTGCCGGGGCCGCCGGGTCCGGTGTCCCGGTGGGAACGCCCGGTCGTCGGCGTGGGACGGGCCCGGGCGGCGGGGCTGGGTGGGTGGGTATGGTCGGGGCTGATCGTTCTCGCGGGAGGCGGAATGAGTGTCACCAGCGGTGAGGCCGCTCGACTGGCGGTGCTGATCGACGCCGACAACGCGCAACCGTCGATCGTCGAGGGGTTGCTCGCGGAGGTCGCGAAGTACGGGACCGCGCACGTCAAGCGGGCCTACGGCGACTGGACCGGGATGAACCTGCGCGGCTGGAAGGAGCATCTGCTGGCCTACAGCATCCAGCCGATCCAGCAGTTCGCCTACACCACCGGGAAGAACGCGACCGACGCGGCGATGGTGATCGACGCGATGGACCTGCTCTACTCCGGGCGGCTGGACGGGTTCTGCATCGTGTCCAGTGACAGCGACTTCACCCGGCTGGCGGCACGGATCCGCGAGTCCGGGCTCATCGTGTACGGCTTCGGCGAGCGCAAGACCCCGAAGCCGTTCGTGGCGGCCTGCGACAAGTTCATCTACACCGACAATCTGACGGCCCCGAACAGCCCCGCCGAGCCGGCCGACACGCCCGCGGCCCCGCGGCCACCGCTGCCCGCGGGTCAGCTGAAGTCGGACAGCGCGCTGGTGAACAAGCTGCGCAACGCGGTCGAGGCGGCGTCCGACGACGACGGGTGGGCCACGCTCGCCTCGGTCGGGCAGATCCTGACCAAGCGGAGCCCCGACTTCGACGCCCGGAACTGGGGGTACACCAAGCTCAGCGATCTGCTCGCGGCGACCGCGCTGTTCGAGTCGGAACGGCGGACCCCCGAGAAGGGCAAGACCGCGGTGATCTACGTCCGGGACCGCCGGCGCCGCCCGGAGCGCCGCTCCGCCGAGCCCGGCTGACCCGGGCCGGGCCGGTCATTCCAGGTCGAGCTGGAGGTGGCCGGGCAGGCGGTAGCCGTGCGCGTCGAGGTGGCAGGCGGCACGCACCCGGGTGGTACGGCCGGTCGGCAGGGTGACCAGCGAACCGGGGGGCACGTCGATGTCGGGTGGGCAGAAGACCACGTTCCGGTTGACGACGCACGGGCCGATCTCGGTGGGTTCGGCGTACCGGCTGCCGTGCCGGGCCGCGACCCGCACCGTGGTCGGCGCCTCGGTGTGCAGCAGCGCGAATTCCAGCCAGGTCATATCCGCTCTTTGCCCGGTCCGCGGCGGATCAAGCATCACGTACGGCCGGAGACGAACGCGGCGAGCGCCTTCGCGTCCCCCGGGTTGATCCATTCGAACGTTCCGCGCAGCTGGTCGGAGCGCTGGTCGACGGTGGTGACCGCGGCGGTCAGCTCGCCCCACGGCATGGTGACGTGCAGCAGCGTACGGGTGATCGCGCTCGGCAGGTGCGGGCTGTCGCCGGCCGCGGTGGCGCGCAGCAGCAGACCGCTGGTGGAGATGTCCTGGACGTGACCGGTGAGCGGGACCAGGCGCTGACCGGTCCCGGTGTCGACCTGCGCGGTGCCGGTCGCCGGGTACGCCCCGGGCCGCCGCGGCGAGTCGCGCCGCTGCACCACGCCGGTCGGCGTGTCCCCCAACACGGTGATCAACCCGTCGCGTAGCTCCGCCTCGACCCAGGCGACCCCGGCGCTGCTGGCCAGCTCGAGAATGCCGTAGCGGCGGACACCGGGCTCGTCGAGGCTGAGCACCGGCAGCGGCGGCAGCTCGGCGATGAACGGGGCCCGCACGTCGGCCAGGCAGACGAGCGGGATGGTCTCCATGTCCGGGCAGCGGAGGGTGAGGGTGCTCCCGGCCGACACCGTGATCATCGAGGTCGCCTCCTCCCGGGCCGTCCGGCCCCCGTCCTCGACGTTCTCATGTGAGGGGGTGCGGGCTGGGCCGGTTGGCGGGAATGACCGGGAGCCGGACACCGGCTGGGTCGCGGTCATGTCCCGTGGTGGAGCGCCCCTCCGGGCACGCGGTGACACCTCAGTGAGGTGTCACCGCGGGTGGAAGCGTCAGAGCGGCCGGATGTTCTCCGCCTGCGGGCCCTTCTGGCCCTGGGTCACGTCGTACTCCACCCGCTGGTTCTCCTCAAGCGTGCGGTAACCGGACGTCGCGATGGCGGAGAAGTGCGCGAACACGTCGGCGCCACCGTCGTCCTGGGTGATGAAACCGAAACCCTTGTCACCGTTGAACCACTTGACGGTACCGGTAGCCATACCAATCTCCCTGAATAACTGTGAGGCGTCGCACCGTGCGAAACCTCGTGTCGCAGCGTCGACCACATCTCCGAGAACCCGCTTCCCACGAAAAACGCCCGGTGGGAACAGATACCCATCAGGCGTCGACATCGCTTTCACAAGTCAAAGTCTCTGGAAATCAAAGTCTCTGCGAAGAGAAGTCTCCGAAATTCGGAACTGCAACGGACCCAACGTAGCACAGCCATCCGGGCGGCGGAGTGGATCGCAAGATCAGATGGTGGCCCGGAGCCGCTGTTCATGATCAGTTCGCGCTCCGGCAAACCGCCGGATCGAGCCCCGCCGCGGTCCGGCAGCCGGGCGACGGGTGACACCGGAGGGCCACGGGCGACGGCTGCCACTCGACGGACGGCGGGCGACGGCTGCCACTCGACGGACGGCGGGCGACGGCTGGAGGCGGTAGCGTTGCAGGCGACGATTGACAGGCGGCGGGCGGCCGGTCCGTGACGGGCGAGGGTCGCGGCGCGTCGCATCGTGTGGCCCGTCAGCCGCGCGCCGGCGAATCCGGAGCCGACGGTCAGCGCTCACCACGTGATCCCACCGGACCGCCCGGCGGTTTCCGCCGATGATCGTCGAGCAGCGACACCGGTTCCGGACGCCGTATTTTTTCGCGGGAAATTGTCCAGCGGCACACAGATGCGGCCGGCATCTCACCGCGCCGACGATGCTCGAGGAACTCATCGGTCCGCCCGGACACCCGGAATGAGCGGCTGCCATAACTCATTCCGGCAGAAGAGCACTCCGGAAAATCAGCGATCAGCCGGCCGTCGACGCCGGACGTGCCCGGCACCGGCCGCATCCGGCGAACCGGTCACCGGTGGCACCACCCGGCGGACGTGGCCACACCGCGGGCCCGCGCCGCGGCACCGCCCGCCTCACCGGCCGGCGGTTCCGGAGCCGCCCTCCGCGGAGTCCGGGCCACGCCCCTGGCGCAGGCCGTCCAGCCGGGCCTGGGCCCGCTCCACCGCGGTGCGGGAGCGCTCCAGGAACGCGTCGCTGCGGTCGAGCCGCGCCACCTCCCGCGCGAAGGCGCCCTCGATGCTCTCCATCGGCCCGGACCGCGGTTGCGCGCCGTCGGACTCGCGGGAGTCGATCAGGCGCTCGCGGGCGGCCTGGCTGGTGTCGCGCTCGTTCGCCCGGGTGTCACGCTCGTTCGCCCGGGTGTCACGCTCGTCGGCCGCGCGCTCCTGCCGGTCCAGCAGCTGCTCGCGGACCTGGATCAACCGCTCCCGCTCGCCGACCGCCCGCTCCCGCCGGTCCAGCGCCGCCGCCCGGTCGGCCAGCTCGCCCTGCCGGGCGTCGAGCTGGCGTTTTCGGGCGTCGAGCCGCTGCTCCCGGCTGTCGAGGGCCGGGTCCCGGTCAGCCGAGTACATACCTCGATGATAGGCCCCCGCCCGCCCCGATCCCGTTCGCCGGAGCGGGCGGATCGGTGGTCAGCCGTGCTTGACGGTGAGGCTGTAGAACTTCACCTTGGCGCCGTTGGTGGTGCTGTCCGACGAGGACTGGTTGTAGGAGCCGGCCTTGAAGTACTGCCGGTAGGGGTTGAACGAGGACGGGATGGCGTAACTGGTGCGGCTGCCGTTCACGGTCAGGTTGATGGTGTTGCCGGTCACGTTGATGACGTAGGTCCACTTCTGGCCGAGCGGCACGTTGCCGACCTTGTGCAGGGTCTGCCCGCCGGCCGGCGAGTTCTCGGTGCCGAGGTGGATGTCGCCGTTGGGCCGGTAGTAGAGCTCCAGCAGCGGCTTGGTCGAGGAGCCGCCGGAGCCCAGGTGCACCTGGCCGACGGCGACGTTCCTGGTCACCGACGGGATGCGCAGCTGGGCGGTGAGGGTGTGGTTGCCGGCCAGTGGCCAGTCCGCGGCGCTGCCGTCGCGGTTCATCTCGCGCAGCTCGGAGCGGGCGTAGTGGGAGTTCGGGGTGGTGACGCCCTTCTCCGGGGCCCAGAAGGTCATCGAGCCGTCGTTCTTGTCGGTCCAGAAGTAGGCCGGGTTGCTGTACCCGTTGGCGCCCTTGAGCTGGGCCGGCTGGATGGTGTCCGGCTTGCCGGGCGAGCCGGTGGGCAGTTGCAGCTGCCAGACCGCCAGGTCGAAGTTGCCGCCGGGCGGCAGGGCCGGGTCGAGGGTGGCGGCCGACGCGGTGGTGATGCCGGCGACGCCGAGCCCACCGGCCACGACGGCGGAGAGGGCGAGGGCGAGCAGGGTGCGCTTACGCATGGGTGACCTCGATGCCTAGGGGATCGGTCCTGCCCCGAGGGGGAATAGGCAAGATGGTTGCCAATAAAGCAGGT is a genomic window of Actinoplanes teichomyceticus ATCC 31121 containing:
- a CDS encoding prolyl oligopeptidase family serine peptidase, producing MTGLTAELVVDGRAPQTPALAPSGHSICYVLAPTSRIGDHLDTELWLADVDGGGTARRVTADIATESRPRWSTDSDTLFFLSDRAERGIPQLYRLTPADGTVTVVTGWRAGITDHLPLSDPRLVALLAEDEPTEEDERRARDRDDAIVAGEREPRARLRLLDLDTGRVTTPDVFGDRHVVDVRQRPDGGPLAVLTQASADTDYGPRTGRLHLFDHTTGTVEELGAVAADARSLAWWPAEDGWHLGYLALTPPGLHAGTAVFDLALGSRVLRNRTAELSMCPTELCQTDAAALVVFADGLHTTLARLGPADLTILSQHTGRLDDLTTTGTGENIAALTSSRYQPTNVHLGTPVGPLRRITDTRPELDGITLGRQEPLAYRAADGLALDGLLVLPVGKTASEGPFPLVTIAHGGPYDRYADRCQLFWFPSAQWLAAAGYAVFLPNPRGGQGHGHQFAARVAGRVGREEWTDILTGIDLLIARDIADPDRLGIAGWSHGGFMSAWAVGQTDRFRAALVGAGVTDWGMLAATGENGHFEAALGGSTGWSGIGPHPHDAVSPISFAGRMRTPVLILHGAEDTNVPLGQAVYLHRALRHFGVEHEFVSYPREGHAIRERNHQLDVLHRTRAWFDRFLRP
- a CDS encoding NYN domain-containing protein, with the translated sequence MSVTSGEAARLAVLIDADNAQPSIVEGLLAEVAKYGTAHVKRAYGDWTGMNLRGWKEHLLAYSIQPIQQFAYTTGKNATDAAMVIDAMDLLYSGRLDGFCIVSSDSDFTRLAARIRESGLIVYGFGERKTPKPFVAACDKFIYTDNLTAPNSPAEPADTPAAPRPPLPAGQLKSDSALVNKLRNAVEAASDDDGWATLASVGQILTKRSPDFDARNWGYTKLSDLLAATALFESERRTPEKGKTAVIYVRDRRRRPERRSAEPG
- a CDS encoding PilZ domain-containing protein; protein product: MITVSAGSTLTLRCPDMETIPLVCLADVRAPFIAELPPLPVLSLDEPGVRRYGILELASSAGVAWVEAELRDGLITVLGDTPTGVVQRRDSPRRPGAYPATGTAQVDTGTGQRLVPLTGHVQDISTSGLLLRATAAGDSPHLPSAITRTLLHVTMPWGELTAAVTTVDQRSDQLRGTFEWINPGDAKALAAFVSGRT
- the cspE gene encoding transcription antiterminator/RNA stability regulator CspE, which gives rise to MATGTVKWFNGDKGFGFITQDDGGADVFAHFSAIATSGYRTLEENQRVEYDVTQGQKGPQAENIRPL
- a CDS encoding polysaccharide lyase family 7 protein, which gives rise to MRKRTLLALALSAVVAGGLGVAGITTASAATLDPALPPGGNFDLAVWQLQLPTGSPGKPDTIQPAQLKGANGYSNPAYFWTDKNDGSMTFWAPEKGVTTPNSHYARSELREMNRDGSAADWPLAGNHTLTAQLRIPSVTRNVAVGQVHLGSGGSSTKPLLELYYRPNGDIHLGTENSPAGGQTLHKVGNVPLGQKWTYVINVTGNTINLTVNGSRTSYAIPSSFNPYRQYFKAGSYNQSSSDSTTNGAKVKFYSLTVKHG